A genomic stretch from uncultured Pseudodesulfovibrio sp. includes:
- a CDS encoding MinD/ParA family protein: MNTNKTLSLAIMSGKGGVGKTNIVLNLGYALQQAAATAILMDCDLGLANLDVLLGISPEKNLHDLLQTGVSAEDVVVSIEPGFDMLPATSGVPELVEMDEDIQDILFKKLITIAGRYDYLMLDLGAGISPTVLSLASLSQLRIVVVTPEPTSLTDSYAMIKVLTTQYDIKDYLVVVNQALSAQEANQTFDRLSAACKNFLNIELRNLGFVHQDSTLVESVRRQTPLMKYAPKAPASKDIRAIARKIMRYREDNIERISGRPILKNFPS; this comes from the coding sequence ATGAACACAAACAAGACACTCAGCCTCGCTATTATGAGCGGTAAAGGCGGCGTGGGTAAAACAAACATCGTCCTCAATCTAGGATACGCTTTGCAACAGGCCGCAGCAACAGCCATACTCATGGATTGTGACCTTGGACTGGCAAACCTTGATGTTTTGCTCGGAATTTCACCGGAGAAGAACTTGCATGACCTGTTGCAGACTGGAGTCTCCGCAGAAGACGTTGTTGTCTCTATCGAGCCTGGATTTGACATGCTCCCGGCCACCAGTGGCGTTCCAGAACTGGTTGAAATGGACGAAGACATTCAGGATATTCTCTTCAAGAAACTCATCACTATCGCCGGAAGGTATGATTACCTCATGCTCGACCTTGGCGCTGGCATCAGCCCGACAGTTCTTTCGCTGGCATCCCTGTCTCAGCTTCGAATCGTCGTTGTCACGCCTGAGCCAACTTCGTTGACAGATAGTTATGCCATGATCAAAGTTCTGACGACGCAGTATGATATCAAGGATTATCTTGTCGTGGTCAATCAGGCTCTGAGTGCGCAGGAAGCGAATCAAACATTTGATAGATTGTCTGCCGCATGTAAGAATTTTTTGAACATTGAGTTACGGAACCTCGGATTTGTTCATCAGGATTCGACTCTTGTCGAATCGGTTCGACGTCAGACGCCACTTATGAAATATGCCCCAAAAGCTCCGGCCAGCAAGGATATTAGGGCCATTGCGCGTAAGATAATGCGATACCGTGAAGACAACATTGAGCGAATCAGCGGACGTCCAATTTTGAAAAATTTTCCATCTTGA
- a CDS encoding GGDEF domain-containing protein: MPKENKITFPEQEIAAELSELQKQLNDISGVNPVQVDANAVWIFRQLEGITQNEWDDLSAKHDLRQWLTIPVDGEAFPQLERLQKILEKLSYQTDHDALTGLANRRAFDRILDIEIERSKRAKTPLSLAIFDLDNFKSVNDTYGHPKGDEVLTRFAEHLQASTRRYDLAARFGGEEFALIMAGSGVVKATQLINRLLDEFKKITFYSSDKETSFNVTCSAGLTCFKGTIEMTEKELIKLADEALYEAKSSGKDQVKVSKLPFVDNVPNATLVQANEKQFLFGGK, from the coding sequence ATGCCCAAGGAAAATAAAATTACTTTCCCTGAACAGGAAATCGCCGCTGAACTTTCTGAACTTCAGAAGCAGTTAAACGACATTTCCGGGGTGAACCCGGTGCAAGTTGATGCTAATGCTGTTTGGATATTTCGACAGTTGGAAGGCATCACCCAGAATGAATGGGATGACTTGTCAGCAAAGCATGATTTGCGACAATGGTTGACTATACCAGTTGACGGTGAGGCGTTTCCGCAACTTGAAAGGCTTCAGAAAATACTGGAAAAATTGTCGTATCAGACCGATCATGACGCTTTGACAGGGTTGGCGAACAGACGTGCTTTCGATCGTATCCTCGATATTGAAATCGAACGATCAAAACGAGCCAAGACCCCGTTGTCGCTTGCAATTTTCGACCTTGATAATTTCAAATCCGTCAATGACACCTACGGTCACCCCAAGGGGGACGAAGTCTTGACGCGTTTTGCTGAGCACTTGCAGGCGTCGACCAGGCGATACGATCTTGCCGCACGGTTCGGAGGAGAAGAGTTTGCCCTGATCATGGCAGGCTCCGGCGTGGTCAAGGCAACGCAACTTATTAATAGACTGCTTGATGAGTTTAAAAAAATTACATTCTACTCTTCTGATAAAGAAACATCCTTCAATGTCACATGCTCTGCGGGGTTGACCTGTTTCAAGGGGACGATAGAGATGACAGAGAAGGAACTTATCAAGCTGGCTGACGAAGCGCTCTATGAAGCAAAATCGTCTGGAAAAGACCAAGTGAAGGTATCCAAACTGCCCTTTGTGGACAATGTACCAAATGCAACTCTTGTCCAGGCAAATGAAAAGCAATTCCTGTTCGGCGGGAAATAA
- a CDS encoding HU family DNA-binding protein, with amino-acid sequence MNKSELIKALSEQKKMHVDEATKVVGAFVDSVKEALRRGDRVEIRGFGSFKIKDYEGYTGRNPKTGTVVQVSPKRLPFFRPGKELKEFINQ; translated from the coding sequence ATGAATAAGAGCGAATTGATCAAGGCTCTGTCGGAACAGAAAAAAATGCACGTAGACGAGGCCACCAAGGTGGTCGGAGCTTTCGTCGATTCCGTCAAGGAAGCCCTTCGTCGCGGTGACCGTGTCGAAATCAGAGGTTTTGGCAGTTTTAAGATCAAAGACTATGAAGGTTACACAGGGCGCAATCCCAAGACGGGCACTGTTGTTCAGGTCAGTCCTAAAAGACTCCCCTTCTTCCGTCCTGGTAAAGAATTGAAAGAATTCATCAACCAGTAG